A region of the Antedon mediterranea chromosome 4, ecAntMedi1.1, whole genome shotgun sequence genome:
TCAAAGATCAAATTGATAATATCAATGATcacttatttataatttgtttttatttgcagAGGTAGTAGACGACGACATCGTAAATCATATTCGCGTTCTAGGTCGCGCTCAAGGTCACCAGCTCCAAAAAGCAGTCAAAGGCGATCATACAGCAGGTAGGATTATCTTAATGTATACATTTGGTAAATAGTAAGAGTGAAAGAACAAGAATAACAGTAGTACCTTTATTAAGAGGACgtcttcaggacccaacaaagtctcccctgaataggagttaAACATATACAATCCACTCTCCCAATACCGTACACTCTTGGGCTGGCTTAACATGTCTGGTTTTACCTAAAGTCttgtattcggaatgtgtttttaatgataaaaatgaatttgggaccttttgaacctcaagaaaagtctggttttagGAGAGTTGCTTGTTTTCAGAGAGTCTTGTATTTCTCTTGATTTTATGGAAAAGTGTCTGccactgaatagaggtgtcccaaagaGTTCTGCTGAATATAACTAACCAACCAGAGGTTTAAAGAATACACTGTCGGAATACTACCTACAGTAACAATATTGTCTATTTTCCCCACAACAGATCTCATTCAAGAAGTAGAAGCCGTTAGTCAAGATGTGATACTTTTCTCATATTATCAGATTCTACACCACATTTTAAGTCCTACTATTGTACGTTGTGTATTATGATGGTATTTAAATAACGAGTATACAAAAGATTTTAATCTACCCTGCTCCATCCATTTTTGTTGTTACTTCTAGTGCTACAACTGTACAGCTAGTCTGAAAATTGCCTGAATAATTGTATTGTGTGTGCTATTGGGTTAATGCTGTTGCAGGCACAATATATACTTACCTAGTCTACCTTGTTCTGTCCTTGTATATAGTTTCTTAGGTGCTTTGTCGATTACTAGACCTAGAATATTCTGTTTAGTTTTAAGTGTTTTTATAAGCTGTCTTCCTGGACATTTGGTAAGATGTTGTCTATTTGTACTTAGTCGAAGAAGATACGGTTATTCACATCCTTAAACGTGATGATGCCGTTAAGCATGATTGATAATTAAATCAGGCTAATTTTATCTTTTGAAATGTTCACATGTCCTTCCTATATCACTTAAGATGTATTGTGACTCATGCTAAACATGCGTTAAAATGATTAATGTTAAGTATGCATATGATCAGGTTATTGGCTTGTAATAAACCAATTCATTATAATGTTGAAAGATTTACAGTTTATCAACTTGCTGGTTGAAATATGTCATCAACATTGTAGTAACTCTGTATGGTTTTAAAAAGTGACATCTTCTGTATTGTACCTAGGCCCTTGATTTTTACTTTGTCCATTATATAGCGTAAATGGAATTaaacttgtttaaataaaaaaattgttttaatacttttattgtttttttattcatatcTGTTGTGATTTGACTGGTATATATGATCATGCTCGAGTCATTGGGATTTAACGAACACAAACTCTCTCTGAATTTCTCGGACAGAAGTGTATGTAACCATATTAATTGGGAGATGACGctgtaatacatttaaatatgtattctggtcctaaaggccaatttacacagatgagcggtaacggtaagcagaaaactgcgtagcttgtcccacatagatTCTGTATCTATCTTGAGCAGAAACCGCCACTCGCTTCGTGTTGTGTCTAAATGGTCATAAATAACATTCTGtatttttattaccattaccgctcatctcatcaaaaaaacttgcaaaaaaaactaatttgcaAACTCTAAACTATCACATGACATGCTAGTCCAATATttatcattacaccatcactctacGGTAAATACAGCACCTGACACGGTCCTCTAACGTGGCTTTAATTTGGTgttctgacgagaaccggtgtttcaacgcagtatggccatACAAATGTTTGCTATTGTACACATCCAGGGGATAGGGTATGGGGAACTGTCCTGATATATACACTTTACTAATCAttaacacattttgttttgacCATATTtgatgagggtgatccatccagcaattgctgatcattattagggaccctcagaggttcacaacaCAAACATCATCACATCACCatcaagccacaactccactctaaACTACACATTACTGGTAAATCATATTTTGCTGCATAGAGGATGTAACTAAATGTACATAGTCATACTAATAAAGATTCATCcataaatatgaatttaataTGAAATTTTAAACCAGTTTTTTTGTGTGCCATGCATTAATCTTCATAACCTTTTATCACAAGGTTTCATAGCAATAATTATAGCATGCGTTTGGAGACAAAGGAAGTGAGAGTTTACACCTAAAGCCTACTGTGTTAAAGGTTGGCACTTTGTGAGAGTTTACACCTAAAGCCTACTGTGTTATAGGTTGGCACTTTGTGAGAGTTTACACCTAAAGCCTACTGTGTTATAGGTTGGCACTTTGTGAGAGTTTACACCTAAAGCCTACTGTGTTATAGGTTGGCACTTTGTGAGAGTTTACACCTAAAGCCTACTGTGTTATAGGTTGGCACTTTGTGAGAGTTTACACCTAAAGCCTACTGTGTTATAGGTTGGCACTTTGTGAGAGTTTACACCTAAAGCCTACTGTGTTATAGGTTGGCACTTTGTGAGAGTTTACACCTAAAGCCTACTGTGTTATAGGTTGGCACTTTGTGAGAGTTTACACCTAAAGCCTACTGTGTTATAGGTtggcactttgatgatttgtacAAAGAACAATGCTTTAGATGCATACCTAGATATTTCCCAGGGTAGCGATAAAACTgatctaaaacaaattattttaatgtagCTTAAAAACAGCAGCATATGATACAAAAAAATTGGTTAATAAAATGAGTTCACTCAGtctgaatattaattatttaaaatattttggacCATGGAtgaataatactgtagtactCTCATAGGTTCTGGGTACATAACTGATTAGTGGGGGAGGATTATATAACCCTTGATTGCATGAATGGGATTATGCTCGGTCATACTGTATGTGATGGAAAATGATAGGAACCTGGTTTGAGGTACAGTAGAATGGAATGATTTTgtggtacagtacatacatgtTGTGTGTGATCTTGAATCGGAAATCTTCCCTGATTCATGAACCTTCATAGTGTGTTTATAACATCATcatacagtataatttattttgctATATTGAAAATTACAATGATAATCAACTGTGAACTACTAACCAATTCAAACTCCCAGGTCTGTCTGAATGTAGAGATTCCTAATGCGAATTAATAAGGAGCCCAGACAGGTCATGAAGTTCACGTTTTTTTCATGTAAGGACCATGTTTGTGGTATAAATCATACGATACTCCCAAGATAAACAACACCAGTGTAAAAGTGATTtataaacttattattttttacattcaTGTCTATGAAATTTCAGATAagcattatcatttttttttctattttaagatgtttttgaaaaattatCTATGTCaagtggaaaaaaaatgtaccACATTACAATGTTGCTCATCACATATGTTTAGTGAGAAAGAAAAACATCACGATCACAGGAAGTCGGCCTTGAATCTGTCAAACGATATAAAATGGTTGTATATTATACTAAGCTAGTGAAAAGATGAACCAAATGCTATCGATTCCTGACAATTGTTCCATGatacaaataataaagaatTTCTCGGAACGACTTGAAACTAACCCAGATTGGACGGCGTTCAACTGGACGCAAACCAGACTTACCTAGACGAGAATGAAATGAACGTGATCATTTGGAATGACTGCAGACTGTGTCTTCTGGCAGACGATTTCTGATGCTTTGCCATTTTAGACAGCCGGTTTATGTTTGTTTCTTGTACTGGTGTTTTTTATTCTTTGTCTGCAGAAAAGTGTATGTACTGCTTAATATGCCaaagtaaatttattattaaagcaCTTCATTGCAAAACTCAATTTGAATTCTGGTAGCAAGAAAACCGGTAACTGGCATAGGCAGATCAAAGATCCCAATCCaaaattttggaaaataaaatgcaaaaaatagATGTTTTCTCATTTTTAGGCCCAGACCCCGGCCCAGACTaactttacattaaaaaaacacagcACATAAccaacaataattaaaattttagTTCAACTGTATTATTAAGTTCATTGTACCCAAAATAGAATCATCCATTGTGTATAGAAGTAATTTATAGGAAATTCGCATTAACTTTCTTTTCTAGTTATTTAAACAATGGGAAGTAATTTATAATTGAAGAAAAAAGGGATATGGGTTATTTAAGATAAAGGGTGCAGAACCAAAAAGGGATATGGGTCATTTAAGAGAAAGGGTGCAGAAACAAAAGATGTGTTATTATTACGAAGCAGAAGGCTCATGatgaaatcatttttgtttaaagataCCCGCAAAGAGTGGTCgcatttttcaacaatattgAAACTACACCACATGGAAAGAGATATTTAATATCAAACATCTTTTTGCTCATTGACTCAAAGTGTATCATAATCATCAATTATGATCTACTCAAGATAATGATATCAATACTCAATGTTGTAACAGGCCAGTAGACTTGGGGatttaaaagaatataaaaaacTTCTCCCTTGAAAGTTCACTTGGTGGCCACACCTAGGAATAGCCACACCTAGGAATAGTCTTCCCCCTCATAACAATTCAACATACAGCAATGGATGTATGATGTTGAGTGCCAGTACTACCTACTATTTcctctaattttatttaaaaaaacaaatcaatttaaTAATTCATAGGTTTAGATTTTATGCCTGCCAtattcttattcttttattgccaaatataaaatacatgaagAACAcgatatacaaaaaaaacaatagaactAACTGAGTGAGCTGGCATGGGACACAAAAGCGAACCTAATCACTGTGACTTAAAGCCTGTGTTCCCCCCTCACCCAGTTAACAATAGAACCAACTGAGTGAGTTGGCAGAGGACACAAAAGCGAACCTAATCACTGTGACTTAAAGCCTGTGTTCCCCACTCACCCAGTTAACAATAGAACCAACTGAGTGAGTTGGCAGAGGACACAAAAGCGAACCTAATCACTGTGTATTAAAGCCTGTGTTCCCCACTCACCCAGTTAACAATAGAACCAACTGAGTGAGTTGGCAGGGGACACAAAAGCGAACCTAATCACTGCGACTTAAAGCCTGTGTTCCCCACTCACCCAGTTAACAATAGAACCAACTGAGTGAGTTGGCAGAGGACACAAAAGCGAACCTAATCACTGCGACTTAAAGCCTGTGTTCCCCACTCACCCAGTTAACAATAGAACCAACTGAGTGAGTTGGCAGAGGACACAAAAGCGAACCTAATCACTGCGACTTAAAGCCTGTGTTCCCACTCACCCAGTTAACAATAGAACCAACTGAGTGAGCTGGCATGGGACACAAAAGCGAACCTAATCACTGCGACTTAAAGCCTGTGTTCCCCACTCACCCAGTTTCACAAgcaatgaaaatattatttctaaACCTATATgaattactgtattgtattacTTTTGTTATTGTAGTGGAGGGAAACAGTCAAAAGTACattgaaatttatataatatggtTTTGAAGTTTGGAAGTTAGGATTTCTGGCACAAATTTAATTTTCCGCCTCAAATCATTGTGATAAAAAACTACATTTCCTTCTGTACTGTTGGCAAAAGCTGCAATGTTGAACTactaatacagtactatataataAAACAGTGTAAGTGAACTTACTTTGATGCCAAGTTATAGAGCTAAAGCCAAGAATATAACATATAACATATTATTGAACCCATTTCCAGGAAATTACAACATTAATCAAATATATTGCCAATTTATAAActacattaaaaacattttttccgCTAATTTCTGACTTTCTTCAGCAGTACTACTATATCAAACTATATATTAATTCATACATTTTGCTGGTGAGGCATTGCCCATAGCAGCCCAGTTTTAAATTAATACCGTTTAGAATGTTTTCTTTGGGAAGAGTAGGGTGTTACCCTGGTGTATGTACTGGTCTGTGTACTGGTCTATCTCGTTGATAGACGTTGTAGACGTGGATAAACGGATGAGAGCCATTTATCATTTAGCTGTTCAACATGAATATTTTGTGTATCGCAATCATTTATCAATCATTAggggttcacaagacaaacatatttatacacaagatgctctacattaacaaagtcttattacaagtatttgcgggagtggagttgtaattttgtccttagaaaaaatcctgacatgtgacagcacttaaacccaggacccttggaatggtagccaagcatcataaccaccaagccacaactccactttttgtgacaaaatatatgttaatttaacagtgaaacTTTAagaatactgtaggcctagataAAATGTGCTCAGAAATGAATGAATCATGAAATGTCAAGTTGTTTTCAAAGGTTGTTCCCATATAGTTATTTATATCTACCGCTGCTGTTAGATGAGTTCAAACACCATATGTCATAAGAAATTAAAACTTGAAAGCCAGACTGAACCGGTATTTGCTGATGCAATTGGTATATGCTAATGACAGAGAATTGATTGCATAAACGTTATTAAGAAATGCAGGTACACAGAACTAAAATTAGATATACCAACAATTTATGTCTTTCTGGtcttcttaaagatgtattctccccctgaaaaaataattattgacaatttttgttgttgttgaatatgctattctaatgtcacataataattatccactttgaacaaaaaattagatcagagaaaaattatttaaattacccgaaaaaaaatgtaatttaaagcaaacaattGGCTGCCAGAATGGATTTTtgatttaaccatttattttgtcattttataagtgaaaacctAATTTTTTTCCGTTTTTAATGGTAGAaattaatattagttttttctacagaagtgattaacttgattaaaactacaaaatgacctattcaaagtctgataatcgtcatttttcatgtttggGGACAATCGTTTAGTTTAAGAATCAGTTCACTTTTGATGCTTCTCATCATTGTCTATTTTTCCCTTTGCTTATAATCTGTTAATGTACCTGTGCAATAAATATAagaacaacatttaaaaataaataaataaagcattaAAAGTTTATGATTTTTAGTCCAAAACAGCTGGTTTTTATACAATTAGTATTTTGCCTAATTGCTGTTTTTCAATGAATAATTATCTCTTTATACATGTtatcaatattgtattttaaccgACAAACACTGCCTTTAAACAATTGCTTGATGCTATACATTTCACTATAGGAAGTCAATGACCCATAGTAGCCTGATCCTACCAACAATATCCATATTGAACAATAATACCATCAAGTTTTTTATCTTGGCACTGAGCCAAATAAACAGAAccttaaatattatataatcaaaattattacattattttacattaaaaactgttttaacaaattttaaattattaagttaaaaaataacatacattgagtaaaaaaaatacattacaatttaattactatttttaatttaattctataataataaattttattcTGGAGTTTTCTCATAAATCATCAATATTGAAAACTACACTAGGAGTTCAAGGTattaatgttatgttatttatttattattcaaaaaaattttttgttttgtttttgacatcaaatttttattttcttttaagttctgttatttatttgttaattttgtagcttaagttagttaagataaaaggtaccaagcttgattagcttcggctatatcttggctaccttttgtattgaaattgttgtttgatacaataaagaagaagaGAGAGTTATAAATTTAAGAGAAATATGACAACCACGTCACCCCTTCACAGGTTTATCAATAGTAGTTGGTGGTAATGGtagtgattttaataaaaatagtgttaatgaataatataatgGATAGGACTTAATAGGATGGTAAATGGTATAGTGTGATTACGTGTGTTTTTGATGATAGTTTATATCCTTTCCCATACTTCTGGTTCAAAAGGGCATACTGTAAGTGGTTAGTCTAACTCATGACTTGACCTAGTTTCATGTCAACTAATCGTATTGCTGCAATCACATCACgccacataacatttttttttcttattttcatgATGTCATCAACTTTTCCTTTGTGTTGTTATTTTTCTGATATTGTGGTTTTCCCAGCTTTCAgtctatatattataatattgttgtattatttatattataaagttACATAACATATACCAACCGATACAGATAATTTGAGAGTCTCGCACATTcatgaacaatttttaaaacacTCATACAATATGCAGGACGTTTTTGGACAAAAAGTCTCACTCTAATGTGTTGTAAATGTCTCAAACCGAAACACCATTCTATCCTCTCGCGTGtgtaaattaggcctacaccttaaaaaaaatctgtaattaCTTCTCTTATTTGTTTCAGAATAGAGAActcaaatactgtactaataatatTGTATGTTATCACCAAaccatagagggcgctataaatAATCTAAAACACAAAGCAATCAATAATGAAATTGGACAGAGGGCGCTATAGAGAAAATCGTGAGCATTCACATGTTTTGTTTGTCTGGAAAAAAAGTTTACCATAAAcaattactttaaatatttcAGTAAGAATGCATTTCTGTTCATAATAAACTGAATCCACAATTAATGTTTGCTTGCCCTAGAGAAAGACTAGTTGATGAcatgaaaataagaaaaatgacCACATATCCATAGTTCGCCCTGGCCTAAGCCTCGCATCCTTTCTCCTGGATTAATTCACCACCTTGACTAGGTCCtgtagcctacctaggcctaggctacactTACAGGCCTAGCCTAAAAACTAGCGTAGAAAATAAGATAGCTAGCTTTATGTACATACCTTTTTCTCCTTGTTTTCAGTAATTGGTCTGGTAGTTGTTTTGTAGTTGGATACTTTCCATAAAAACAATGATTTCCTTCAAATAAAAAGTGTCAATGTGGAACTACACGCACTCCCGCGCGGGTGGTGTCGTCTGCAGACTGCAACCAGTGAGTTGTTAATAAAATATCGTTGCTCCTGATTGGTCGAATATTTAGAAACTTACCGCACATCATGAACATcgtcgcttatgattggtcgaATATTTAGAAACTTAACGCACATCATGCCATCGtcgcttctgattggtcaaatcttTAGAAATTGAATGCACATCATGACCACATGTCAGAAAAGACATTTTAATAATGCATTTAGTAGTTGCTTGTTTTTagtaaatgtttaaatttcaacgtcaaattaaattgtattctaATGTGATAAAATTATCACTGATAAGTTCAGCTTGTTGGAGCTTCAATCTTCATGTTACAATAGTGAGATTTAGGGCAAGGCAAAAATCAGAATTAATACTAGTTGGCAAACAGACAGGAATTCAGAAAACTTACTTACATATTTTGCTGTTGAAATCACATCTTCTTTATGTAAAATACAAACCACACAAAAAAGGACAACAAAAAGTGATGCAGTATACGTTTGTATAATACTTTATCTAGACCTCTAATTAACCAAAAATAAATACACCAAATTGTCAGCATCAAATAGTGTTCATATCCAAAATATGTAAAGCAGCTTTTGACAATCAACTATTAAACTAATATGAAAACCAGGTTAATCTCAAAAGTTAAATACAATTTAGAAATAGTAGATTCTATGAATAGCCgggtaaacaaattaatttccattattttttttaacaaattgtaaacctctatttaaaatcaaaatatcatctttttataccaaatatgttaaacacaaaaatatctaaaatgaatattttaaattttaattgcatgTAAACATCGTGTAACCTTAAAAACATACTTAAATTGTTGTGTTgctgattttttttcttcaaagtaattacatttttaaaatatgttggtAAACCATAAGGatgcatttattttaaatatactacCAAAAGGTCACAGGTCATGATATTATACTATAATTTAATCTTATCAACATAAGAGTAACACAACAAAATTGGTTGTAGATTTGCTgcaaataaataattgtaacacatctttaaatatttagtaATGTTTTATTTCAGTGAGCTTGAGAGTCCATTTCCCGTCCTTTACTCTGTCCAGTCTTAATCAGAAGTACCGGCAAGATTTTTATGGTCAAAATGACAATATAAAAAGGGGTTTACTGGCATGGTTCCACTCTGATGATGTTTAGATATTTGTTAACCCggttttttaaatcattttccaCTCTGTACTTAGCAAACGATCTGTTCTGTCTTGCTATCCTTTGTGACCAGCTGTACAAGGCTACCACTGGCTGGACGATTCTGACCAAGTGACCACTGAAGCAACAAcctaaaatacaaaacaaattattgatACATTCTAGAGACATGGACAAAGTCGACTTTTTCAAATTGACTGTTGAAGTTTGAGAATGTGGCAGATGACCagatgaatgaataaatattggttttagGGCTAAAACTGATAATGTCGGCTTAGGCCTACCTTACTAGGCAATGCATGATCCTAAATGAATGGTATCTGTGCTTTTTAGTGCTTTAAAgctttttctacactatcaaactagtttgacaaaaaaaagtgtgatgtgcccaaatatgccAGTGCTTAAAATATAtgtattctattttttatttgttgtactaatatatatttgccaatctttaagaagaatttctattattatttcatatgataatggacaaataaagcttttcagtattcagtattccattatatggtagtgatatgctttaaatatggtagtgatatgcttaaatatggtagtgatatgacatcatcatgtccatatatgggcacatcacattttttattgtcacataaagttttatagtgtagacagagagcttaataataatatcactaaataatttattactataaaacaaaatacatttacaGTAACTTACTCTGCAACATATTCCAAGGTGGTCCAAGAAGTAAAATCAGCATTTGCCATAAACTTACGATTATTTGGAGTATCAAGAGTAACTctacaattaataaaaatcaaattaataaattgGAAAATGGAGCTGACAGCTTGGTGGCAAGATATGACTATACAAATCCCATCTTCAAATCATGTAcatatgtgcatatattataaacatcacacgcggtgatatactgaaatttaattaattaatttgaaatgataaagatgaggaaatctgtgagaatgagaaaaaatcgccccaaccgagattcaaCCCGGAACCttatatgcagatgtcctaactattcgaccactggggctttcatggtattgttcaaacccGAATGgataacattatataaacaccacaggcacagaacaaattctaaaccgcccggtgatttACTGAAAATTTACAACATATATACAATATCCAAACTGGCCAAAATGATTACcgattattttatgtttttcagCAGAAATGTTGAGTATGGAAATATAACTATTAGTTTAaaatttctattgtttattatgatacaaaataatataaatatttgttatagcGCTAGAAGAGGGTATCTTAATGTTAGATCTGCTAAACTGCTTTAGAAACAAAGTAGTGTTATCATAAAGAGAGATTGCAAAGGCTTACGTTCTATTAATAGATACTTAAAAGTCGAAGGTAcccttaaaattattttatcaacGAACAAAAACCCTATATTTAaaggatatacagtatattatttagGTGAATATATTGGTTAATTTGGTACTTACGGAAGTATAGCAAGGGCCGTTGAATTTGCCGGTAGGCCGCTGTTTTCTGCACCTAAGCCTTTCACAAACTGATGAACAGCTGCTTTGGCCATACCATAGCCTAGCATACCTGCAACAAATTACAATTGATTTTGTACAGCTAGTCTAACATTTCACTCTATGAATGAATATTTTCCAATCttttatattaaactataatattTCAAAAAGCATTTTATCATATAACTTTCTTTTTTTAGTACTTTTGTATAACttattgtattttttcaaaatgtgttttatgggtttttttttatctttgtgAATGcaatgtttgtgtgtgtgtgtaccTCAGTATAAAGGTTTATATAGCTATATTATGGTACAAGGATATTATACTCACCCTCGCTAACACACCATTAGGTTAAATATAAGGAATTTACTTGAGGGacacatttttacatttttacaattagcttatgatataaatatatttgttgtcACCCAAGAGATAATATTGAATTCAGTAAAACAAGAGCTGGCGAGCTTTTTATGTTCTTACCAGCTGTTCCTTGAAGGGCTGGCTGTGCGCCAGTCAGTTGCAGAAATCCGCCATCTTTGAGGTGTTTTGATGC
Encoded here:
- the LOC140047855 gene encoding dihydropteridine reductase-like, whose translation is MASQKILIYGGKGALGSFLVNFFKAKNWWVASVDLAPNEEAHANIAIKNTTSWTEQEKEIVTAVEETLNGEKLDAILCVAGGWAGGNSASKDLVKNCDLMWKQSVWSSVLAAEIASKHLKDGGFLQLTGAQPALQGTAGMLGYGMAKAAVHQFVKGLGAENSGLPANSTALAILPVTLDTPNNRKFMANADFTSWTTLEYVAELLLQWSLGQNRPASGSLVQLVTKDSKTEQIVC